One Cystobacter fuscus DSM 2262 genomic window carries:
- a CDS encoding DUF1800 domain-containing protein: MRRHTATLALALCATGCAPEEGSPGENPVDSLAQVEQAESLTEPSEANAIRFLEQATFGPRLANGVSPQPIDSVEHVVDVGITQAISEQLSAPRYTYDGTTTSKEIGSQFFYNAIMGKDQLRQRVAFALSQILVATSNGINDSTTTPESEPKVAMAGYLNLLSANAFGNFRTLLDAITRDPAMGSYLDMVNNRAFDTAGKAIEPNENYARELLQLFTLGLHKLNDDGTVKLDANGVPLPAYTEAQVQAFSRALSGWTFASATGCPTKGRNNPANYAQPMVGCDVNHDSTSQTLLRGVVTTAGASATVHLKEALDNIFADPNLPPFICKQLIQHLVTSNPSPAYVSRVVAVFKNNGSGVRGDLGAVVRKILEDTEARGPQPPLSLYATFGRLRPPALFITSTIRWLNGTLDQTVDKNPGAKLNSWSKSLGQEVPRPSSVFSYYPPNAPAPGGNGLLGPEFAILDTATATARANFVHDLHFSSTAATNGILIDYSKLPADPSDLVYWLGRYWLHDAASSNIQLAVYNAIVDPRAGSTRRQKLALYLTSLSPEFQIQR; the protein is encoded by the coding sequence ATGAGACGTCACACCGCCACCCTCGCCCTCGCTCTGTGCGCCACGGGTTGCGCACCGGAGGAGGGCTCCCCGGGGGAGAACCCCGTCGACAGCCTCGCGCAGGTGGAGCAGGCCGAGTCGCTCACCGAGCCGTCCGAGGCCAATGCCATCCGGTTCCTCGAGCAGGCCACCTTCGGGCCCCGCCTCGCCAATGGGGTGAGCCCCCAGCCCATCGACAGCGTGGAGCACGTGGTGGACGTGGGCATCACCCAGGCCATCTCCGAGCAGCTCTCGGCGCCCCGCTACACGTACGACGGGACGACCACGAGCAAGGAGATCGGCTCCCAGTTCTTCTACAACGCCATCATGGGCAAGGATCAGCTGCGGCAGCGGGTGGCCTTCGCGCTGAGTCAGATCCTCGTCGCGACCTCGAATGGCATCAACGACAGCACGACCACGCCCGAGTCGGAGCCCAAGGTGGCGATGGCGGGCTATCTCAACCTGCTCTCCGCGAACGCCTTCGGCAATTTCCGCACCCTGCTGGACGCCATCACCCGCGACCCCGCCATGGGCAGCTACCTGGACATGGTGAACAACCGGGCGTTCGACACGGCGGGCAAGGCCATCGAGCCGAACGAGAACTACGCCCGGGAGCTGCTCCAGCTCTTCACGCTCGGGTTGCACAAGCTGAACGACGACGGCACCGTGAAGCTCGACGCCAACGGCGTGCCGCTCCCCGCGTACACCGAGGCCCAGGTCCAGGCGTTCTCGCGAGCCCTCTCCGGGTGGACCTTCGCCAGCGCCACGGGCTGCCCCACCAAGGGCCGCAACAACCCGGCCAACTACGCCCAGCCGATGGTGGGCTGCGATGTCAATCACGACTCCACGTCGCAGACGCTCCTGCGGGGCGTGGTGACGACGGCGGGAGCGAGCGCCACGGTGCACCTCAAGGAGGCGCTCGACAACATCTTCGCCGACCCGAACCTGCCTCCGTTCATCTGCAAGCAGCTCATCCAACACCTCGTCACCAGCAATCCCAGCCCCGCGTACGTCAGCCGGGTGGTGGCTGTCTTCAAGAACAATGGCAGTGGCGTACGGGGTGACCTGGGCGCGGTGGTCCGGAAGATCCTCGAGGACACCGAGGCGCGCGGCCCCCAGCCGCCGCTGTCGCTCTACGCCACCTTCGGCCGGCTCCGCCCGCCCGCGTTGTTCATCACCTCGACCATCCGGTGGTTGAACGGCACGCTGGATCAGACGGTGGACAAGAACCCGGGAGCCAAGCTCAACTCCTGGAGCAAGTCGCTCGGGCAGGAAGTGCCCAGGCCCTCGTCGGTCTTCAGCTACTACCCCCCCAACGCTCCCGCCCCGGGCGGCAACGGGCTGCTCGGCCCCGAGTTCGCCATCCTGGACACCGCGACGGCCACCGCGCGCGCCAACTTCGTGCACGACCTGCACTTCTCGAGCACGGCGGCGACCAATGGCATCCTGATCGACTACAGCAAGCTGCCCGCGGACCCGAGCGACCTGGTGTATTGGCTCGGCCGCTACTGGCTCCA